From Natronincola ferrireducens, the proteins below share one genomic window:
- a CDS encoding NAD(P)/FAD-dependent oxidoreductase, whose protein sequence is MNLQSGKLYWNKTINNPPFYPPLEGDIECDVLIIGGGTSGAQSAYYLWDKGLDVVLVDKEKIGHGSTSSNTALIQYSGDKMFYELINSFGEETAATHLKLCLTAINEIEEACRLLEKSPDFVRRDSLYYASYQEDTSKLQKEYRYLKKHGFEVQLLSSNEIGHLYPFEKPGAIYTKNDAEVNPYKFTVELIHKAYKKGVRIFEDTYIHGKKVEKDYTLFHTKNGSTIKTRYVIVAAGYECQEFKQDKNVVFESSYAIVTNQVEDLSDWYKQTLIWETARPYIYMRTTADNRIIIGGLDETTIIPEKRDGMLFHKKDLLIQEFNKLFPNIEVFPEFYLSAIYGGTHDGLPMIGSYGEFPNWYFLMAYGDNGMVYSMVLAKIITDLITRGSNSHLDIYLQTRPCLNSKKE, encoded by the coding sequence ATGAATTTGCAGTCAGGGAAGCTTTATTGGAATAAAACCATAAATAACCCTCCTTTCTATCCACCACTTGAAGGTGATATTGAATGTGATGTTTTAATAATAGGCGGAGGTACCTCAGGGGCACAATCTGCCTATTATTTATGGGATAAAGGGTTGGATGTAGTTTTAGTAGATAAAGAAAAAATAGGTCATGGAAGTACATCCTCAAATACTGCTCTTATACAGTATTCAGGTGATAAAATGTTTTATGAGTTGATTAATAGTTTTGGCGAAGAAACAGCCGCTACCCATTTAAAGTTATGTTTAACGGCTATAAATGAGATAGAAGAAGCCTGTAGACTTTTAGAGAAAAGTCCTGATTTTGTCCGGCGAGATAGTCTTTATTATGCAAGTTATCAAGAGGATACAAGCAAACTACAGAAGGAATATAGGTATTTAAAGAAACATGGGTTTGAAGTTCAGTTGTTATCATCAAATGAAATTGGACACCTTTATCCCTTTGAAAAACCAGGGGCTATTTATACTAAAAATGATGCTGAAGTAAATCCTTATAAGTTTACTGTGGAACTTATACATAAGGCCTATAAAAAAGGTGTGCGGATATTTGAGGACACCTATATACACGGAAAGAAGGTTGAAAAAGATTATACTTTATTTCATACTAAAAACGGAAGTACCATCAAAACCCGTTATGTAATTGTTGCTGCAGGCTACGAATGTCAAGAATTTAAGCAGGACAAAAACGTAGTATTTGAAAGCTCCTATGCTATAGTAACCAATCAAGTGGAGGATTTATCTGATTGGTACAAACAAACCTTAATTTGGGAAACAGCACGACCATATATTTATATGCGGACTACAGCGGATAATCGTATTATTATTGGTGGATTAGATGAAACGACCATAATTCCTGAAAAACGTGATGGTATGTTATTTCATAAAAAGGATTTGTTAATCCAAGAATTTAACAAACTTTTTCCTAACATTGAAGTTTTCCCTGAGTTTTATTTGTCGGCTATTTATGGTGGCACTCATGATGGTTTGCCCATGATAGGCAGTTATGGAGAATTCCCTAACTGGTATTTCCTCATGGCCTATGGTGATAATGGTATGGTTTATAGTATGGTGTTGGCTAAAATAATTACTGACCTCATTACTAGGGGATCTAATTCCCATTTAGATATATATCTACAAACCCGTCCCTGTCTAAATAGTAAAAAAGAATAA
- a CDS encoding NusG domain II-containing protein, with translation MNRRDLQLIFLILLISFAVFTFTRIMSNNIEDESYVIIYVGTEEYQRISLSNPQIVTIDRNGKYNEVKVTSNGAVMHASNCENEDCLHQGEVTLENIHTRPLGPWIMCLPNQVTIELVKGDEE, from the coding sequence ATGAACAGACGAGATTTACAACTTATTTTCCTTATCCTGCTGATTTCATTTGCGGTATTCACCTTTACTCGTATCATGAGTAATAATATTGAAGATGAATCATATGTCATCATATATGTTGGAACCGAAGAATATCAGAGGATCAGCTTAAGTAATCCTCAAATTGTGACCATTGACCGTAATGGAAAGTACAATGAGGTTAAAGTAACCAGCAACGGAGCTGTAATGCATGCATCAAATTGTGAAAATGAAGATTGTCTCCATCAGGGGGAAGTGACATTGGAAAATATACACACACGTCCTTTGGGTCCATGGATTATGTGCCTACCAAATCAAGTTACCATCGAGTTAGTAAAGGGAGATGAGGAATAA
- a CDS encoding DUF4358 domain-containing protein, translating to MKKIKLMISLTIVLAMTFMFVGCSSESAVNLGDDFLEKAHEAVKEAYGEDYIPSMAIQEDFLADIYGVPMDSVKEYIAEGPMMSTHVDTFIGLKVEADSVNKVADALRAYHTDLVENSMQYPMNLAKVQSAEILVIEDHVFFLMLGGFNDNVEQTEEEALEFAKEQVQIAVEAIEGLVK from the coding sequence ATGAAAAAAATAAAATTAATGATTAGCTTGACAATAGTTTTAGCAATGACATTTATGTTTGTAGGGTGTTCATCAGAAAGCGCAGTGAACTTAGGAGATGATTTTTTAGAGAAGGCCCATGAAGCTGTTAAGGAAGCCTATGGGGAAGATTACATTCCATCAATGGCTATTCAAGAAGATTTTTTAGCAGATATTTATGGTGTTCCAATGGATTCAGTAAAAGAATACATTGCAGAAGGACCCATGATGAGTACACATGTAGACACATTTATTGGATTAAAAGTAGAAGCAGATTCTGTTAATAAAGTAGCAGATGCTTTAAGAGCATATCATACTGATTTAGTTGAAAACAGCATGCAATATCCTATGAATCTAGCAAAGGTTCAATCTGCAGAAATTTTAGTGATTGAAGACCATGTATTCTTTTTAATGCTTGGTGGATTTAATGATAATGTTGAACAAACAGAAGAAGAGGCACTAGAATTTGCTAAAGAGCAGGTACAAATTGCAGTGGAAGCTATAGAAGGCTTAGTGAAATAA
- a CDS encoding MBOAT family O-acyltransferase: MVFSSLLFLFRFLPIALGIYYVTPHFFKNGVLLIISLLFYAWGEPRYVLIMLISIVVDYIASNGIEGTQQLWAKRLFLTFSVLMNMGFLMTFKYMDFFIGNLNRVPHIELMPLGLTLPLGISFYTFQTMSYTLDVYKGKIKAEKNIIDFGAYVCLFPQLIAGPIVKYVDIQKELKDRKIKLHQVSEGIRYFVMGLASKVVIANAMGMLWEDVQAIGVMNVSMAMAWLGVIGYGFQIYFDFSGYSLMAIGLGKMLGFEFPKNFDFPYMSTSVTEFWRRWHITLGDWFREYVYIPLGGNRKGLKRQRFNLFIVWFLTGFWHGASWNFILWGLYFALFLIIEKQFLLKWLHHHKIISHIYAMTVVIFGWVIFATPNLTEMCLYVYKMFSFHGGQDYLYALNTYGMTFILAILFSTPWVKKVYEGYAHRLVPVGTALMILFLISVSYLVDSSFNPFLYFRF, from the coding sequence ATGGTATTTAGCAGCTTATTGTTTTTATTTCGATTTTTACCTATTGCCTTAGGTATCTATTATGTAACACCCCATTTTTTTAAAAATGGGGTATTGCTTATTATTAGTCTTCTTTTTTATGCCTGGGGTGAGCCAAGGTATGTTTTAATTATGCTTATTTCCATTGTAGTTGACTATATAGCCTCCAATGGCATTGAAGGGACTCAACAGCTTTGGGCAAAGCGACTGTTTTTAACTTTTTCTGTATTAATGAATATGGGCTTTCTTATGACCTTTAAATATATGGACTTTTTTATTGGGAATTTAAACAGAGTACCACATATAGAACTAATGCCTCTGGGATTAACACTTCCCTTGGGGATTAGTTTCTACACTTTTCAAACCATGTCCTATACGTTAGATGTGTACAAAGGAAAAATAAAAGCTGAAAAAAATATTATTGATTTTGGGGCATATGTATGTCTGTTTCCCCAGCTTATTGCAGGGCCAATTGTAAAATATGTAGACATACAAAAAGAACTGAAGGATCGAAAGATAAAGCTACACCAAGTTAGTGAAGGTATTCGCTACTTTGTGATGGGTCTTGCTAGCAAAGTAGTTATTGCCAATGCCATGGGTATGCTGTGGGAGGACGTACAGGCAATAGGAGTAATGAATGTGTCTATGGCTATGGCTTGGTTGGGGGTTATTGGGTATGGATTCCAGATTTATTTTGATTTCAGTGGTTATTCCCTTATGGCCATCGGTCTTGGTAAAATGCTTGGTTTTGAATTCCCTAAAAACTTTGATTTCCCTTATATGTCTACAAGTGTTACAGAGTTTTGGAGAAGATGGCATATAACCCTTGGGGATTGGTTCAGAGAATATGTGTATATTCCCCTTGGGGGCAATCGCAAAGGCTTAAAAAGGCAACGGTTCAATTTATTCATCGTTTGGTTTTTAACTGGATTCTGGCATGGTGCCAGTTGGAATTTTATTTTATGGGGACTTTATTTTGCCTTATTTTTAATAATAGAAAAACAATTTTTGTTAAAATGGCTTCATCATCATAAAATTATATCTCATATATATGCCATGACGGTGGTAATCTTTGGCTGGGTGATTTTTGCTACACCAAATCTTACTGAGATGTGTCTCTACGTATATAAAATGTTTTCTTTTCATGGGGGACAAGATTATTTGTATGCCCTTAACACCTATGGAATGACATTTATATTAGCTATTCTATTTTCAACCCCTTGGGTTAAAAAGGTGTATGAAGGATATGCCCATCGATTGGTACCAGTTGGAACAGCCTTGATGATACTGTTTTTGATTTCAGTGAGTTATTTGGTGGATTCCAGCTTTAATCCATTCCTATATTTTAGGTTTTAG
- a CDS encoding DHHW family protein yields MKNFTIWVFVMLMGVLITADLSIPNRVFSEFENRYLSQKPDFRWDDLISGRYTQNYENYVADQFVFRNKWMELKVFLEKALLKKENNNIVFGKDGYLFNKYITLPDEFFTNVELLNKFIETYEKENVYVAIPPNSYAVLEKLAPIGLYNVDQAKWLQWLEEELNLPKGKVVNLYEALKKHDDEYIYYRLDHHWTTLGAYYAYEAYAKQVGFSPMPLEEFNPEVIEDFYGTFYSAAKRKEGHADLIFYDPNLDADFYLDGVLQPSIYDLTFTKGRDKYGMFLHNNPGRASIKTNLNSEIREKKLLVFKDSYANSMIPFLTKHYSQIEIVDLRYYNGSVGALMEEGWDDVLFLFNFISFSNDPNLVKLNY; encoded by the coding sequence TTGAAGAATTTTACTATTTGGGTTTTTGTTATGCTTATGGGGGTTTTAATAACAGCTGATTTATCGATACCTAACAGGGTATTTTCAGAGTTTGAAAATCGCTATTTATCCCAGAAACCAGATTTCCGTTGGGATGATCTGATTAGTGGGAGATACACACAAAACTATGAAAATTATGTGGCTGATCAGTTTGTTTTTAGAAATAAGTGGATGGAGTTAAAGGTTTTCTTAGAGAAAGCACTGTTAAAAAAAGAAAACAACAATATTGTTTTTGGAAAAGATGGATATTTATTTAACAAATATATAACCTTGCCAGACGAATTTTTTACCAATGTTGAACTATTGAATAAGTTTATTGAAACCTATGAAAAAGAAAATGTTTATGTTGCTATCCCACCTAACAGCTATGCTGTTTTAGAAAAATTAGCACCAATAGGTCTATATAATGTGGATCAGGCTAAATGGCTTCAATGGTTGGAGGAGGAATTAAATTTGCCAAAGGGGAAAGTGGTGAATTTATATGAAGCACTTAAAAAACATGATGACGAATACATTTATTATAGATTAGATCATCACTGGACCACCTTAGGAGCTTATTATGCTTATGAGGCTTATGCTAAACAAGTAGGATTTTCACCGATGCCACTGGAGGAATTCAATCCTGAAGTTATTGAGGACTTTTATGGTACTTTTTACTCTGCTGCCAAGAGAAAGGAGGGACATGCCGATTTGATTTTTTATGACCCAAATTTAGATGCTGATTTTTATTTAGATGGGGTACTACAACCCTCTATCTATGATTTAACATTTACAAAGGGACGTGATAAGTACGGTATGTTTCTTCACAACAATCCTGGTAGAGCTTCTATTAAGACTAACTTAAACTCGGAAATAAGAGAAAAAAAACTTTTGGTGTTTAAGGATTCCTATGCCAACAGTATGATTCCTTTCTTGACAAAACATTATTCTCAGATAGAAATAGTTGACCTTCGATATTATAATGGCAGTGTAGGAGCTTTAATGGAGGAAGGTTGGGATGATGTCCTATTTTTGTTTAATTTCATTTCATTTTCTAATGATCCCAATTTAGTTAAATTGAACTATTAG
- a CDS encoding MerR family transcriptional regulator translates to MKYYTTKQMASILGVGIETLRHYENKGILKPRRDKENNYRLYTASDIRKFNSCRIFRTFDFTIEEAAKIIEWESLDYIKDSVDYKIEALKKQRVFLDERINSLEAYKKKVQDAEDLNGRLVIKEMPDVYYFTTQRFDQYETDHKNDSLRKRWVEYFPVAQWARRVKASKIKYMYEELPYDNGIIIEADVARKINFPQELIESAEKIEGGRICYTVFGKFDNEPYDWSAFQPVFRQINDAGYEICGDMITFFVTSKYKGDNLVNYHYCKIRIK, encoded by the coding sequence ATGAAATATTATACTACCAAACAAATGGCAAGTATATTAGGTGTTGGTATTGAAACATTAAGACATTATGAAAATAAAGGAATCCTTAAGCCCCGTAGAGATAAAGAGAATAACTATCGACTGTATACCGCCAGTGATATTCGCAAATTCAATAGTTGTCGTATTTTTCGAACCTTTGATTTTACAATTGAGGAAGCAGCTAAGATTATAGAATGGGAATCCCTGGATTATATAAAAGATAGTGTTGACTATAAAATTGAAGCGTTAAAAAAACAAAGGGTATTTTTAGACGAGCGAATCAATAGTTTAGAGGCATATAAGAAAAAAGTTCAAGATGCTGAAGATTTGAATGGAAGACTTGTCATTAAAGAAATGCCAGATGTATATTATTTTACTACCCAAAGGTTTGATCAATATGAAACAGATCACAAAAATGATAGCCTTAGGAAACGATGGGTTGAGTATTTTCCTGTTGCCCAATGGGCAAGAAGGGTGAAAGCATCAAAAATAAAATATATGTATGAAGAACTTCCTTATGATAATGGGATAATAATTGAGGCTGATGTAGCTAGGAAAATTAATTTTCCACAAGAATTAATTGAATCTGCAGAAAAAATAGAAGGTGGTAGAATCTGTTATACAGTTTTTGGAAAATTTGATAATGAGCCTTATGACTGGTCTGCCTTCCAACCTGTTTTTAGGCAGATTAATGATGCTGGATATGAAATATGTGGCGATATGATAACTTTTTTTGTCACATCAAAGTATAAAGGAGATAATTTGGTTAATTACCATTATTGTAAAATAAGAATAAAATAA
- a CDS encoding flavocytochrome c gives MFKSKKAISLLLCIILTVSLIGCQSKSTESSGEALFKAGVYKASAAGHNGDITVQVTVDEYKIKEIKILEHNESAGISDPAIDRIPSAIVDGQTLAVDSISGATITSDAIIEAVINALKQAGADIDALSVKGESTSVVGETVEYTTDVVVIGGGGAGLAAAVSAHENGAKVILAEKMPRLGGNTILAGSAFNAVDPGRQEKQGIEDSLDLHFTQTYEGGDKVGNTELIRTFVEGAYPAIEWLEGLGLEFADEVFTVAGGLWPRGHKTIKPLGTGYISTYEHYINEHQDDMKILLDTEIIDLIVKDDRVVGVKGKGLNGEVIINANNGVIIATGGFAANPELRDRYNENWPTLTSYKSTNHPGATGDGLVMAEAVGANFVGLEHMQLLPLGDPVTGSLSGNVNKGVTSSIFVNKDGNRFVDEGARRDVMTRALMEQEDASMWIILDSKSYPTGDTLNNFGETIDELIDQGRAFKGDTLEELAEKIGVDADNLTKALEEFNKAVETGEPDAFGRTLVDKTIDTAPFYAGPRVPTVHHTMGGIEINTSAQVLDVNGKVIPGLYAAGEVTGGIHGSNRLGGNALAEIAVFGRIAGASAAGKK, from the coding sequence ATGTTTAAATCAAAAAAAGCTATTTCGCTATTATTGTGTATTATACTGACTGTTTCCTTAATTGGTTGCCAATCAAAATCTACAGAATCATCAGGTGAAGCATTATTTAAAGCTGGTGTATATAAGGCATCGGCAGCTGGACACAATGGAGATATAACGGTTCAGGTTACTGTAGATGAATATAAAATTAAAGAAATTAAAATATTAGAACATAATGAAAGTGCAGGAATATCCGATCCAGCAATTGATAGAATTCCAAGTGCTATTGTTGATGGACAGACCTTAGCAGTAGACAGTATTTCAGGTGCAACGATTACAAGCGATGCAATTATTGAAGCTGTAATTAATGCTCTTAAGCAGGCAGGTGCAGATATTGATGCACTAAGTGTAAAAGGCGAGAGCACAAGTGTTGTAGGTGAAACCGTTGAATATACAACTGATGTTGTTGTTATTGGTGGTGGAGGTGCAGGTCTTGCAGCTGCTGTATCTGCCCATGAAAACGGTGCTAAGGTTATCCTTGCTGAAAAAATGCCAAGACTTGGGGGAAACACTATTTTAGCTGGATCAGCCTTTAATGCAGTAGATCCTGGAAGACAAGAAAAACAAGGGATAGAAGATTCTCTTGATTTACATTTTACTCAAACCTATGAAGGTGGAGATAAAGTTGGCAATACAGAATTAATAAGAACATTTGTAGAAGGAGCTTACCCTGCTATCGAATGGCTTGAAGGTTTAGGTTTAGAGTTTGCAGATGAAGTCTTTACAGTTGCAGGTGGTCTGTGGCCAAGAGGACATAAGACTATAAAACCTTTAGGAACAGGTTATATAAGCACATATGAACATTATATTAATGAGCATCAAGATGATATGAAAATTTTATTAGATACAGAAATAATAGATCTTATTGTAAAAGATGATAGGGTTGTAGGTGTTAAAGGGAAAGGGTTAAATGGTGAGGTTATAATTAATGCCAATAATGGAGTAATTATTGCAACCGGTGGATTTGCTGCTAATCCAGAGCTAAGGGATAGATACAATGAAAATTGGCCAACTCTTACTAGTTATAAAAGTACAAATCACCCAGGGGCAACAGGTGATGGACTAGTAATGGCTGAAGCAGTAGGTGCAAATTTTGTTGGATTAGAGCATATGCAATTACTTCCTTTAGGTGATCCAGTAACTGGAAGTCTTAGTGGTAATGTTAATAAAGGAGTTACCAGCAGTATTTTTGTTAATAAAGATGGTAATCGTTTTGTAGATGAAGGTGCTCGTCGAGATGTTATGACCCGTGCTTTAATGGAGCAAGAGGATGCTTCAATGTGGATCATCCTTGATTCAAAATCTTATCCCACAGGAGATACATTAAATAACTTTGGTGAAACTATTGATGAACTTATAGATCAAGGCAGAGCATTTAAAGGAGATACTCTTGAAGAGTTAGCAGAAAAAATTGGAGTTGATGCTGATAATCTTACCAAAGCTTTAGAGGAATTTAATAAAGCGGTGGAAACGGGTGAGCCAGATGCATTTGGAAGAACATTAGTTGATAAAACAATTGATACAGCACCATTCTATGCAGGACCACGTGTGCCAACAGTTCACCACACAATGGGTGGAATTGAAATCAATACAAGTGCACAGGTGCTTGACGTAAATGGAAAGGTTATCCCTGGATTATATGCAGCTGGTGAGGTTACGGGTGGTATCCACGGTTCAAATCGTTTAGGTGGAAATGCCCTAGCTGAAATTGCAGTATTTGGTAGAATTGCTGGAGCAAGTGCAGCAGGAAAAAAATAA
- a CDS encoding YjiH family protein, whose product MRIDKKTCQYNNIEKKLNLFKFLVFSMLGICVYFIPFTIMGNKSILLDHLVMAIIVAMPRLVSSFTLVMIILGGLLPFYERSWNKNITLVVMSGLKVLGIILGMMAFFNFGPKWLMGEDMLPLLFNTIAIPVALIIPLGSLFLTFITNYGLLGFLGVLLKPVMRPIWKVPGSAAINVVASFVGSFSVGIFMTNKFFKEGRYTRQEAAIIVTGFSTVSATFMIIIAKNLDLMSIWSTFFWTTLITTFVVSAITVRLKPLNAIEGEYITGQGKVELNSKEKLLNSAINEALKEIENNRSIVKGIASNLKEGISMSLRFLPLILAIGVISFYLVKMTVFFDVLAYIFYPLIYILRIPEPWMVAKAIVTVGGQVLMPSFIMAGIEAPMATRFITGVVSISSILFFSGSIPCIISTDIDISIKDILFILIERIVITLVIVTPLTMIFL is encoded by the coding sequence ATGAGAATTGATAAAAAAACATGTCAGTATAATAACATAGAAAAGAAATTAAACCTTTTCAAATTCTTAGTATTTAGCATGTTAGGTATCTGTGTATATTTCATTCCATTTACAATCATGGGCAATAAAAGCATTTTACTAGATCATTTAGTTATGGCTATTATAGTAGCTATGCCAAGGCTAGTATCTAGCTTTACTTTAGTTATGATTATACTTGGAGGATTATTACCTTTTTATGAAAGAAGCTGGAATAAGAATATAACTTTAGTTGTAATGTCAGGATTAAAGGTTTTAGGAATAATTCTAGGTATGATGGCGTTCTTTAATTTTGGTCCTAAATGGTTAATGGGAGAAGATATGTTGCCCTTATTATTTAATACAATAGCCATACCTGTAGCCCTTATCATTCCATTAGGGTCGTTATTTTTAACTTTTATTACTAATTATGGGTTACTTGGGTTTTTAGGAGTTTTATTGAAGCCAGTCATGCGTCCCATATGGAAGGTGCCAGGGAGTGCTGCTATAAATGTAGTAGCATCTTTTGTTGGGAGTTTTTCAGTAGGAATTTTTATGACTAACAAATTTTTTAAAGAAGGTAGATATACTAGGCAAGAAGCTGCCATTATTGTTACAGGCTTTTCAACTGTTTCTGCAACATTTATGATTATTATAGCCAAAAACCTTGATCTAATGTCAATATGGAGCACCTTCTTTTGGACCACACTTATAACAACATTTGTAGTTTCAGCCATAACAGTAAGATTAAAACCTTTGAATGCAATAGAAGGAGAATATATTACTGGGCAGGGAAAAGTTGAGTTGAACTCAAAGGAGAAGCTATTAAATAGTGCTATAAATGAGGCTTTAAAAGAAATAGAAAACAATAGATCTATTGTGAAAGGGATAGCTAGTAATCTTAAAGAAGGGATTTCCATGAGCTTACGGTTTTTACCCCTTATTTTAGCTATTGGAGTAATATCTTTTTACTTAGTTAAAATGACTGTATTTTTTGATGTTTTAGCTTATATTTTTTATCCCCTTATTTATATTCTAAGAATTCCAGAACCATGGATGGTAGCTAAGGCAATTGTTACAGTAGGAGGTCAAGTATTAATGCCCTCATTTATTATGGCAGGCATTGAAGCGCCAATGGCAACAAGATTTATTACTGGTGTTGTATCTATATCTTCTATATTATTTTTTTCTGGATCTATTCCGTGTATTATAAGTACAGATATTGATATTAGCATCAAGGATATACTATTTATTCTTATTGAAAGAATAGTAATTACTCTTGTTATAGTAACACCACTGACTATGATTTTCTTATAA
- a CDS encoding amidohydrolase, protein MRTILKNGKFYIEKNSFQQAILIEDGVIVQTGGNEDILKNDADNIIDLQEKTILPGFNDSHLHISWVGDAMTSCNLTSAKSIDEVIQFGKNFIKENKDLVVLNGRGWNQDYFTSGEKRLLNRFDLDKISTQIPIVFDRVCGHVSVGNTKALEVLGVDANTIIDGGVVELGDDGKPNGIFNENAVGLIHSLIPEKSDRDIEKDFLEAANYALSVGITSIQSCDIMHGDFRRMFDIIHNIYDNKKSKLRYSHQFNFQDINDFKTYLQTEYKTGQYDEKFLSKGVLKLFKDGSLGARTALMLKDYEDAPGTKGVAALSDEQLQDLCDLATEHGIPVITHAIGDGAIESVLNAYEKIIKNGKNPLRHGIVHCEITNMEQLKRIAKLNIPVMYQPIFLDCDIKILEARVGKQLASTSYAFNTLYKLGAPISLSTDAPVEDCNPFPNIYCAVTRLGMDGKPTDGFYPNEKMDLEDVIDAYTIGSAFNEFKEDFKGRLKPGYVADLIVLDKDIFTIDPLKIKDIKVEKTMIDGEFVYEK, encoded by the coding sequence TTGAGAACAATTTTAAAAAATGGAAAGTTTTATATTGAAAAAAATAGTTTTCAACAAGCAATTTTAATCGAAGATGGAGTTATTGTACAAACTGGTGGAAATGAAGATATCCTTAAAAATGATGCTGATAATATTATAGACCTTCAGGAGAAAACTATTTTGCCAGGTTTTAATGATAGTCATCTACATATTTCATGGGTAGGAGATGCTATGACCTCCTGTAATTTGACATCAGCTAAATCAATTGATGAGGTTATTCAGTTTGGTAAAAACTTTATTAAAGAAAATAAAGATTTAGTTGTTTTAAATGGTCGTGGCTGGAATCAAGATTATTTTACCTCAGGTGAAAAACGTCTATTGAATCGATTTGACTTAGATAAAATATCGACACAGATTCCAATTGTATTTGATAGAGTATGTGGCCATGTTTCGGTAGGAAATACTAAGGCTTTAGAAGTATTAGGTGTAGATGCAAACACTATTATCGATGGTGGGGTAGTTGAGCTTGGAGATGATGGAAAGCCAAATGGTATATTTAATGAAAATGCTGTTGGATTAATTCATTCACTTATTCCAGAAAAAAGTGATAGGGATATTGAGAAGGATTTTTTGGAGGCTGCTAACTATGCATTAAGTGTTGGCATAACCTCTATTCAATCTTGTGATATTATGCATGGGGATTTTAGGAGAATGTTTGATATAATTCATAACATTTACGATAATAAAAAATCAAAGTTAAGATATTCTCATCAATTTAACTTTCAAGATATAAATGATTTTAAAACCTATCTTCAAACAGAATACAAGACAGGACAATATGATGAAAAATTCTTGTCAAAAGGTGTATTAAAATTATTTAAAGATGGTTCTTTGGGAGCAAGGACTGCTTTAATGTTAAAGGATTATGAGGATGCTCCCGGTACTAAAGGTGTAGCAGCATTAAGTGATGAGCAACTGCAAGATTTATGTGATTTAGCAACAGAGCATGGTATTCCAGTAATAACCCATGCAATTGGTGATGGTGCTATAGAAAGTGTTCTAAATGCATATGAAAAAATCATCAAAAATGGAAAAAACCCTCTTCGTCATGGAATTGTCCATTGTGAAATCACAAATATGGAACAGTTAAAGAGAATTGCTAAATTGAATATTCCTGTTATGTATCAGCCTATTTTCTTAGATTGCGATATTAAAATTTTAGAAGCACGTGTTGGAAAGCAATTGGCCAGCACTTCTTATGCTTTTAATACACTATATAAATTAGGAGCTCCTATAAGCTTAAGTACAGATGCTCCAGTAGAAGACTGTAACCCATTCCCTAATATTTACTGTGCTGTGACAAGACTAGGAATGGATGGTAAACCAACAGATGGCTTTTATCCAAATGAAAAAATGGACCTTGAAGACGTCATTGATGCTTATACAATTGGTAGTGCTTTTAATGAATTTAAAGAGGATTTTAAAGGAAGATTAAAACCAGGCTATGTAGCTGATTTGATTGTATTGGATAAAGATATATTTACTATAGATCCATTAAAAATAAAAGATATTAAAGTTGAAAAGACCATGATAGACGGAGAATTTGTCTATGAAAAATAG